The proteins below come from a single Mercenaria mercenaria strain notata chromosome 3, MADL_Memer_1, whole genome shotgun sequence genomic window:
- the LOC123523557 gene encoding keratin-associated protein 19-2-like has product MKTLFVLCLLVAACAAYWHGCKGKHCRGYGGYRGYGGYGGYGGYGGYGGYGSYGGYGGYGGYRGIGGYGGGYGGYGGYGGYGGRFGGYGGYEGYGGGYRGYRRYHKKPCKWCYRGYGGYGGYGGYGGYGGYGSGGYGVYGGYGGYGGYGGYGGYGGYGRYSGYGGGFGGSRGYGGYGRSYKWPKKG; this is encoded by the exons ATGAAGACCCTGTTCGTTCTTTGTCTCCTGGTAGCGGCATGTGCTGCCTACTGGCACGGATGCAAAGGTAAACATTGTCGTGGCTACGGTGGATATAGAGGCTACGGCGGCTACGGTGGATATGGAGGCTATGGCGGCTACGGTGGATATGGAAGCTATGGTGGGTACGGAGGTTACGGTGGTTATCGTGGCATCGGCGGCTATGGTGGTGGATACGGAGGCTATGGTGGATATGGAGGGTATGGTGGTAGATTTGGAGGCTATGGTGGATACGAGGGGTATGGTGGCGGCTATAGAGGATATAGAAGGTACCATAAAAAACCATGCAAGTGGTGTTATAGAGGTTACGGAGGATACGGCGGATATGGTGGTTATGGCGGCTACGGAGGTTATGGAAGTGGCGGTTATGGAGTCTACGGAGGTTATGGCGGCTACGGAGGATATGGCGGCTATGGAGGCTATGGTGGTTATGGACGGTACAGCGGTTATGGAGGCGGCTTTGGTGGATCTAGAGGTTATGGCGGCTACGGAC GTAGCTACAAATGGCCAAAGAAGGGTTAG